A region from the Caloramator mitchellensis genome encodes:
- a CDS encoding ABC transporter permease has protein sequence MNGVIHLDLYQMISVYLFVLILLIIVKRRGIKREREILISSVRMTLQLILTGYVLVYIFKNPSPIITISILIIMEIFSINNIYSRNKKKLTKRLKYIIALSLTFGTVSSILYFLLVVVRISPWYNPRYFIPIAGMLIGNSMTGISLGVSKLIGDMEKQKDEIEMALMLGATPKVAVKNIIDNTFDSAILPTINSMIGMGIVFLPGMMTGQILSGTSPLTAIEYQIAIMLGILGSVSITVIIFLELAYKSYFNESAQLVND, from the coding sequence ATGAATGGGGTTATACATCTAGATTTATACCAGATGATTTCGGTTTATCTTTTTGTTTTAATACTTCTTATAATAGTTAAAAGAAGAGGAATAAAAAGAGAAAGAGAAATATTAATTTCAAGCGTAAGAATGACTCTTCAACTGATTTTAACTGGATATGTATTAGTCTATATTTTTAAAAATCCAAGTCCTATTATTACAATTAGTATATTAATTATCATGGAGATATTTAGCATAAACAATATATATAGCCGTAATAAGAAAAAGCTTACAAAAAGATTAAAATATATTATAGCATTGTCGCTTACATTTGGAACTGTGTCGAGCATATTGTATTTTTTATTAGTTGTAGTTAGAATTTCGCCATGGTATAATCCGAGATATTTTATTCCAATAGCGGGGATGTTAATTGGCAATTCGATGACTGGCATATCATTGGGCGTGTCAAAATTAATAGGAGATATGGAAAAACAAAAGGATGAGATTGAAATGGCGCTTATGCTTGGGGCAACACCTAAAGTTGCTGTTAAAAATATAATTGACAATACATTTGATTCTGCAATACTACCTACGATAAATTCAATGATTGGTATGGGAATAGTGTTTTTACCTGGCATGATGACGGGACAAATTTTGTCTGGGACTTCTCCTTTGACGGCTATAGAATATCAAATAGCAATAATGCTTGGAATATTAGGAAGTGTATCTATAACAGTAATAATATTTTTGGAATTGGCATATAAATCATATTTTAATGAAAGTGCACAGCTAGTAAATGATTAG
- a CDS encoding ABC transporter ATP-binding protein, whose translation MFRFENVKYRNILDIKKLIIEEGKINCIVGESGSGKTTALRLLNKMISCNSGEIYYKDKLIENWDSVLLRREVVMTPQVPVMFNGDIRENLLIGLKYSGKDLVDDERLIEVMKIVNLNKSLDEEVQNLSGGEKQRVALARVLVMEPEVYVFDEPSSALDDGTEEKIIGNIVQYVKNKNKTLIMVTHSKSLVNKFAEKVIEIDKGRIVGGEI comes from the coding sequence ATGTTTAGATTTGAAAATGTAAAGTATAGAAATATACTTGATATTAAAAAACTTATTATTGAAGAAGGAAAAATAAACTGTATTGTTGGGGAGAGTGGGAGTGGTAAGACGACTGCTTTAAGATTATTGAATAAAATGATTAGTTGTAATAGTGGCGAAATTTACTATAAAGATAAGCTTATTGAAAATTGGGATTCTGTTTTATTAAGAAGAGAGGTTGTGATGACTCCGCAGGTGCCGGTTATGTTTAATGGAGATATAAGGGAGAATTTATTAATAGGGCTAAAGTATTCAGGAAAAGATTTGGTTGACGATGAAAGATTAATTGAGGTAATGAAAATTGTTAATTTGAATAAATCGTTGGATGAAGAGGTTCAGAATTTGTCCGGAGGAGAAAAACAAAGGGTTGCGCTTGCCAGGGTTTTGGTTATGGAGCCGGAGGTTTACGTTTTTGATGAACCATCTTCGGCTCTTGACGATGGAACTGAAGAGAAAATTATTGGAAATATAGTTCAATATGTTAAAAATAAAAATAAAACGCTAATAATGGTTACACATTCTAAGTCTTTGGTAAACAAATTTGCTGAAAAAGTTATAGAAATTGATAAAGGCAGGATAGTTGGGGGTGAAATTTAA
- a CDS encoding PadR family transcriptional regulator — protein sequence MKDKILRKLFLGFIQIHILHHAKKEPFFGLWMIDELREHGYNIGPGTLYPILHSLEKEGLLRMEEKLIEGKIRKYYYITEFGEEILDESKKRASELYHEILK from the coding sequence TTGAAGGATAAAATTTTAAGAAAATTATTTTTGGGATTTATTCAAATACACATTTTACATCATGCAAAAAAGGAACCTTTTTTCGGTTTATGGATGATTGATGAACTTAGAGAACATGGATATAACATTGGTCCGGGAACTTTATATCCTATTTTGCATTCTCTTGAAAAAGAGGGGCTCTTAAGAATGGAAGAGAAGCTGATAGAAGGTAAAATAAGAAAATATTATTATATAACAGAATTTGGAGAGGAAATTCTTGATGAATCTAAGAAAAGAGCAAGCGAACTATATCATGAAATTTTAAAGTGA